One Vanessa cardui chromosome 17, ilVanCard2.1, whole genome shotgun sequence DNA window includes the following coding sequences:
- the LOC124537027 gene encoding mitochondrial 2-oxoglutarate/malate carrier protein-like, producing MAQQLLRCKGFKALYAGLSAGLLRQITNTTTRLGVYHGLYNLHYRKYEKYPAIYEKIAIGITAGLAGAIAGHPSEVVLVRLMADGPLEPCIYCSCPKRYRGAFHALHKICKEEGMRALFRGGSLTLGRSVLVSVGQIGSYSQVREKFREKKLAKGLSLHIYTSFISSFLTAVFSLPIDLVKTKVNPRKSQIAVFGSLFLLLSRVKDKTNYLQSCLMATYYRYKKLLEILDYFWMFPSPRYLRLQK from the exons ATGGCGCAGCAACTGTTACGATGCAAAGGGTTCAAGGCGTTGTACGCCGGACTCTCGGCTGGATTGTTGAGACAGATCACCAACACTACTACTAGACTTGGTGTGTATCATGGGCTCTATAATCTACACTACAG aaaatatgaaaaatatccaGCTATTTATGAAAAGATCGCAATTGGTATAACTGCAGGGCTGGCTGGAGCTATTGCCGGACACCCATCGGAAGTGGTTTTAGTAAGATTAATGGCAGACGGACCTTTGGAGCCCTGTATATACTGCAGCTGTCCAAAAAGATACAGAGGGGCTTTTCACGCTCTTCATAA AATATGTAAAGAAGAAGGTATGCGTGCCTTGTTTCGTGGGGGGTCATTGACCCTCGGAAGGTCAGTCCTGGTCAGCGTTGGGCAAATTGGGAGCTATTCACAG GTTCGAGAAAAATTCCGAGAGAAGAAGCTGGCGAAGGGTCTGTCTCTACACATATATACCTCGTTTATCTCCAGCTTCCTGACGGCCGTCTTCTCTTTGCCGATTGATCTCGTTAAGACGAA AGTGAATCCAAGGAAGTCGCAAATAGCTGTATTTGGCAGTCtctttcttcttctttcgaGGGTCAAAGACAAAACTAACTATCTCCAATCATGTTTGATGGCCACGTACTACCGCTACAAGAAACTGTTAGAAATCTTGGATTACTTCTGGATGTTTCCTTCTCCTAGGTACCTCAGGCTGCAGAAATGA